From Cheilinus undulatus linkage group 18, ASM1832078v1, whole genome shotgun sequence, the proteins below share one genomic window:
- the LOC121526451 gene encoding GTPase IMAP family member 9-like: MDGFAYNPDTAGNLYNPNRTPHYSLLLVTLYSLVILEIGGHGATATSFFYTGYDRTSDQELRIMMVGKTGTGKSATGNTILGRECFDSRFSAKSLTVVCSKGEGTVNGWKVAVIDTPGLFDTRFEMEKTEKDATQCITYAAPGPHVFLVVIRLGRYTEEEMKTVQRIQEIFGQAADRYIMVLFTHGDQLDGTTIEDFLDESPDLLGLLARCNWQYHVFNNKNKDRFQVTLLLRKIRSLVEENRGNHYTNEMFQKVQRALEEEKQRILEEKEEKERKEREELERKAKAQFEKDVIEINEQFQTERERERKEGEEQRKREKEEMEQERKTEREEREAQKKREREVWEEEMRRLKQQYTVDL, encoded by the exons tgctactgGTCACCCTCTACAGCT tagtgattttggagataggaggtcATGGTGCGACAGCGACATCATTCTTTTACACAGGATACGACAGAACCAGTGACCAGGAGCTGAGGATAATGATGGTGGGGAAGACTGGGACTGGGAAGAGCGCAACTGGAAACACCATCCTGGGACGAGAGTGTTTTGACTCCAGGTTCAGTGCTAAGTCGTTGACAGTGGTCTGTTCCAAAGGTGAAGGTACAGTAAATGGTTGGAAGGTTGCTGTCATCGACACCCCGGGGCTGTTTGACACCAGATTTGAGATGgagaagacagagaaagacGCGACCCAGTGCATCACGTACGCTGCTCCTGGACCCCACGTGTTCTTAGTGGTCATCAGGCTGGGCAGGTACActgaggaggagatgaagacaGTGCAGAGGATTCAGGAGATCTTTGGCCAGGCAGCAGACAGATACATTATGGTTCTCTTTACTCACGGGGACCAGCTTGACGGGACCACGATTGAGGACTTCTTGGATGAAAGCCCTGACCTTCTGGGACTGTTAGCCAGATGTAACTGGCAGTACCACGTCTTcaacaacaagaacaaagaTCGCTTTCAG GTGACCTTGTTGCTCCGAAAGATCAGAAGTCTTGTTGAGGAGAACAGAGGGAACCACTACACCAACGAGATGTTCCAAAAGGTCCAGAGGGCtctggaggaggagaaacaaCGCATCctggaagagaaagaagaaaaggaacGCAAAGAAAGAGAAGAGCTGGAGCGCAAAGCAAAGGCTCAGTTTGAGAAAGATGTGATTGAGATTAATGAGCAGTTtcagactgagagagagagggagaggaaggagggagaggagcagaggaagagggagaaggaggagatggagcaggagagaaagacggagagggaggagagagaagcacagaagaagagagagagagaggtgtgggAAGAGGAGATGAGAAGACTGAAACAGCAGTATACAGTTGATCTTTAA